A single window of Gossypium arboreum isolate Shixiya-1 chromosome 13, ASM2569848v2, whole genome shotgun sequence DNA harbors:
- the LOC108464384 gene encoding alpha-1,4 glucan phosphorylase L-2 isozyme, chloroplastic/amyloplastic-like isoform X1 codes for MASLPFSATSFHSTFTCFNYKARNPNLFFLKKGSSFTLSRRKFFIKSVASDQRQDLKEEGQITEEASLDTFVPDSASIASSIKYHSEFTPSFAPDHFELPKAFKATAESVRDSLIINWNATYAYYEKINVKQAYYLSMEYLQGRALLNAIGNLELTGAYAEALKKLGHNVEDVAREEPDAALGNGGLGRLASCFLDSLATLNYPAWGYGLRYKYGLFKQYITKDGQEEVAENWLEMGNPWEIVRNDVSYPVKFYGEVISGPEGIKEWVGGEDITAVAYDVPIPGYKTKTTINLRLWSTKIAPEKFDLSAFNAGDHAKAYSAMKNAEKICYILYPGDESLEGKTLRLKQQYTLCSASLQDIIARYERRSGEFLNWEIFPEKVAVQMNDTHPTLCIPELIRILIDVKGLSWEQAWNITQRTVAYTNHTVLPEALEKWSLELMEKLLPRHVEIIKMIDEELIQTIIDEYGTEDLDLLQEKLKQMRILDNIELPESVAEMIAKPEKSSVEAIESTEEDDVSDEETETTAEEDELEEEEIEEKNEVPPIIEPDPKLPKLVRMANLCVAGGYAVNGVAEIHSEIVKNEVFNDFYEMWPEKFQNKTNGVTPRRWIRFCNPDLSKIITKWTGSEDWVVNTEKLVTLRKFADNEDLQSEWREAKRRNKVKVASFLREKTSYIVNPDAMFDVQVKRIHEYKRQLLNIMGIVYRYKKMKEMSHEERKASFVPRVCIFGGKAFATYVQAKRIVKFITDVGATVNHDPEIGDLLKVVFVPDYNVSVAEMLIPGSELSQHISTAGMEASGTSNMKFAMNGCILIGTLDGANVEIRQEVGEDNFFLFGAEAHEIAGLRKERAEGKFVPDPRFEEVKAYVRSGVFGPYNYEELMGSLEGNEGYGRADYFLVGKDFPSYIECQDKVDEAYKDQKRWTKMSILNTAGSYKFSSDRTIHEYARDIWRIDPVVLP; via the exons ATGGCGTCTCTACCTTTCTCTGCAACCAGTTTTCACTCCACCTTCACTTGTTTTAACTATAAAGCAAGGAACCCAAATTTATTCTTCCTAAAAAAAGGTTCAAGCTTTACTTTATCAAGGAGAAAATTCTTTATTAAAAGTGTTGCCAGTGACCAAAGGCAGGACCTCAAAGAAGAAGGTCAAATCACTGAAGAAG CTTCTCTAGATACATTTGTTCCAGATTCTGCATCCATTGCATCAAGTATTAAATACCATTCTGAGTTCACACCCTCATTTGCGCCGGACCATTTCGAGCTCCCCAAGGCGTTCAAAGCAACAGCCGAAAGCGTCCGAGATTCGCTTATTATAAACTGGAATGCTACATATGCTTACTATGAGAAAATCAATGTGAAGCAAGCATATTATCTTTCTATGGAGTATCTACAG GGTAGAGCTTTGCTGAATGCCATTGGTAACTTAGAGCTTACAGGAGCCTATGCAGAAGCTTTGAAGAAACTGGGGCACAATGTGGAGGATGTAGCTAGGGAG GAACCAGATGCTGCACTTGGCAATGGTGGCTTAGGACGTTTAGCTTCCTGCTTTTTGGACTCCTTAGCAACATTAAATTACCCTGCTTGGGGATATGGACTTAGATACAAATATGGATTGTTTAAACAGTATATTACAAAAGATGGTCAGGAGGAAGTCGCAGAAAATTGGCTTGAG ATGGGAAATCCATGGGAAATTGTGAGAAATGATGTGTCATACCCtgtaaaattttatggtgaagtCATTTCAGGCCCTGAAGGAATCAAAGAATGGGTTGGAGGAGAAGATATAACCGCTGTTGCTTATGATGTCCCTATACCGGGATATAAAACTAAAACTACAATTAACCTCCGACTATGGTCTACTAAAATTGCACCAGAAAAGTTTGATTTAAGTGCTTTCAACGCTGGAGATCATGCCAAAGCTTATTCAGCAATGAAGAATGCAGAAAAG ATTTGCTACATATTATACCCTGGTGATGAGTCACTGGAGGGGAAGACTCTTCGACTGAAGCAGCAATATACATTATGCTCAGCTTCTCTCCAGGACATTATTGCACGCTACGAAAGAAGATCAGGAGAGTTTTTGAATTGGGAAATTTTCCCTGAAAAGGTTGCAGTTCAAATGAATGATACTCACCCAACACTCTGCATTCCAGAGCTGATACGAATATTGATTGATGTCAAGGGTTTGAGCTGGGAACAAGCCTGGAATATCACCCAAAG AACTGTTGCATACACAAACCATACGGTTCTACCTGAGGCTCTGGAGAAATGGAGTCTGGAGCTGATGGAGAAACTGCTTCCTCGACATGTTGAGATCATTAAAATGATTGATGAGGAG CTGATTCAAACCATTATTGACGAGTATGGAACCGAGGATCTGGATCTGTTGCAAGAAAAACTGAAACAAATGAGAATTCTAGATAACATTGAGTTGCCTGAGTCAGTGGCTGAAATGATTGCTAAACCAGAGAAAAGTTCAGTTGAGGCCATTGAATCAACTGAAGAGGATGATGTTTCTGATGAAGAAACTGAAACTACAGCTGAGGAAGACGAACTTGAGGAAGAGGAAATCGAGGAGAAAAATGAGGTGCCACCAATCATTGAGCCAGATCCAAAACTCCCCAAGTTGGTCCGAATGGCTAACCTCTGCGTTGCCGGTGGCTATGCAGTGAATGGTGTTGCTGAGATTCATAGTGAAATAGTGAAAAATGAAGTTTTCAATGATTTCTATGAG ATGTGGCCTGAGAAATTTCAAAACAAGACAAACGGGGTTACACCAAGAAGATGGATCCGCTTCTGCAATCcagatttgagtaaaattataacAAAGTGGACTGGATCGGAAGACTGGGTTGTAAATACAGAGAAGTTGGTCACACTTCGTAAG TTTGCTGATAATGAGGATCTTCAATCTGAATGGAGGGAAGCAAAACGAAGAAACAAGGTTAAGGTTGCATCTTTCCTCAGAGAGAAAACCAGCTACATTGTCAATCCCGATGCAATGTTCGATGTGCAG GTAAAGCGCATCCATGAATACAAGCGGCAGTTATTGAACATTATGGGGATAGTTTACcgctataagaaaatgaaagaaatgagCCATGAGGAAAGAAAAGCAAGCTTTGTTCCTCGGGTATGCATATTTGGAGGAAAAGCTTTTGCTACATATGTACAAGCCAAAAGGATAGTGAAGTTCATCACAGATGTTGGAGCTACTGTGAACCATGATCCTGAAATAGGAGATCTTCTAAAG GTTGTCTTTGTTCCTGATTACAATGTAAGTGTGGCTGAAATGCTTATTCCCGGTAGTGAGCTGTCTCAGCATATAAG TACTGCTGGAATGGAGGCTAGTGGAACCAGCAATATGAAGTTTGCAATGAATGGCTGCATCCTTATTGGAACCTTAGATGGAGCTAATGTTGAAATAAGGCAAGAGGTTGGAGAAGATAACTTCTTTCTCTTTGGTGCAGAGGCTCACGAAATCGCAGGGCTAAGGAAAGAAAGAGCTGAGGGAAAG TTTGTGCCAGACCCGAGGTTTGAAGAGGTGAAAGCATATGTAAGAAGTGGTGTTTTTGGTCCCTACAACTATGAAGAACTGATGGGATCTTTGGAAGGAAATGAAGGGTACGGTCGTGCTGATTATTTCCTTGTTGGAAAAGACTTTCCCAGTTACATTGAGTGCCAAGACAAGGTTGATGAGGCATATAAAGATCAAAAG AGATGGACAAAAATGTCGATTTTAAACACAGCTGGCTCATACAAGTTCAGCAGTGACCGTACAATTCATGAATATGCCAGGGACATATGGAGGATTGATCCTGTTGTGCTGCCATGA
- the LOC108464384 gene encoding alpha-1,4 glucan phosphorylase L-2 isozyme, chloroplastic/amyloplastic-like isoform X3, whose product MASLPFSATSFHSTFTCFNYKARNPNLFFLKKGSSFTLSRRKFFIKSVASDQRQDLKEEGQITEEASLDTFVPDSASIASSIKYHSEFTPSFAPDHFELPKAFKATAESVRDSLIINWNATYAYYEKINVKQAYYLSMEYLQGRALLNAIGNLELTGAYAEALKKLGHNVEDVAREEPDAALGNGGLGRLASCFLDSLATLNYPAWGYGLRYKYGLFKQYITKDGQEEVAENWLEMGNPWEIVRNDVSYPVKFYGEVISGPEGIKEWVGGEDITAVAYDVPIPGYKTKTTINLRLWSTKIAPEKFDLSAFNAGDHAKAYSAMKNAEKICYILYPGDESLEGKTLRLKQQYTLCSASLQDIIARYERRSGEFLNWEIFPEKVAVQMNDTHPTLCIPELIRILIDVKGLSWEQAWNITQRTVAYTNHTVLPEALEKWSLELMEKLLPRHVEIIKMIDEELIQTIIDEYGTEDLDLLQEKLKQMRILDNIELPESVAEMIAKPEKSSVEAIESTEEDDVSDEETETTAEEDELEEEEIEEKNEVPPIIEPDPKLPKLVRMANLCVAGGYAVNGVAEIHSEIVKNEVFNDFYEMWPEKFQNKTNGVTPRRWIRFCNPDLSKIITKWTGSEDWVVNTEKLVTLRKFADNEDLQSEWREAKRRNKVKVASFLREKTSYIVNPDAMFDVQVKRIHEYKRQLLNIMGIVYRYKKMKEMSHEERKASFVPRVCIFGGKAFATYVQAKRIVKFITDVGATVNHDPEIGDLLKYCWNGG is encoded by the exons ATGGCGTCTCTACCTTTCTCTGCAACCAGTTTTCACTCCACCTTCACTTGTTTTAACTATAAAGCAAGGAACCCAAATTTATTCTTCCTAAAAAAAGGTTCAAGCTTTACTTTATCAAGGAGAAAATTCTTTATTAAAAGTGTTGCCAGTGACCAAAGGCAGGACCTCAAAGAAGAAGGTCAAATCACTGAAGAAG CTTCTCTAGATACATTTGTTCCAGATTCTGCATCCATTGCATCAAGTATTAAATACCATTCTGAGTTCACACCCTCATTTGCGCCGGACCATTTCGAGCTCCCCAAGGCGTTCAAAGCAACAGCCGAAAGCGTCCGAGATTCGCTTATTATAAACTGGAATGCTACATATGCTTACTATGAGAAAATCAATGTGAAGCAAGCATATTATCTTTCTATGGAGTATCTACAG GGTAGAGCTTTGCTGAATGCCATTGGTAACTTAGAGCTTACAGGAGCCTATGCAGAAGCTTTGAAGAAACTGGGGCACAATGTGGAGGATGTAGCTAGGGAG GAACCAGATGCTGCACTTGGCAATGGTGGCTTAGGACGTTTAGCTTCCTGCTTTTTGGACTCCTTAGCAACATTAAATTACCCTGCTTGGGGATATGGACTTAGATACAAATATGGATTGTTTAAACAGTATATTACAAAAGATGGTCAGGAGGAAGTCGCAGAAAATTGGCTTGAG ATGGGAAATCCATGGGAAATTGTGAGAAATGATGTGTCATACCCtgtaaaattttatggtgaagtCATTTCAGGCCCTGAAGGAATCAAAGAATGGGTTGGAGGAGAAGATATAACCGCTGTTGCTTATGATGTCCCTATACCGGGATATAAAACTAAAACTACAATTAACCTCCGACTATGGTCTACTAAAATTGCACCAGAAAAGTTTGATTTAAGTGCTTTCAACGCTGGAGATCATGCCAAAGCTTATTCAGCAATGAAGAATGCAGAAAAG ATTTGCTACATATTATACCCTGGTGATGAGTCACTGGAGGGGAAGACTCTTCGACTGAAGCAGCAATATACATTATGCTCAGCTTCTCTCCAGGACATTATTGCACGCTACGAAAGAAGATCAGGAGAGTTTTTGAATTGGGAAATTTTCCCTGAAAAGGTTGCAGTTCAAATGAATGATACTCACCCAACACTCTGCATTCCAGAGCTGATACGAATATTGATTGATGTCAAGGGTTTGAGCTGGGAACAAGCCTGGAATATCACCCAAAG AACTGTTGCATACACAAACCATACGGTTCTACCTGAGGCTCTGGAGAAATGGAGTCTGGAGCTGATGGAGAAACTGCTTCCTCGACATGTTGAGATCATTAAAATGATTGATGAGGAG CTGATTCAAACCATTATTGACGAGTATGGAACCGAGGATCTGGATCTGTTGCAAGAAAAACTGAAACAAATGAGAATTCTAGATAACATTGAGTTGCCTGAGTCAGTGGCTGAAATGATTGCTAAACCAGAGAAAAGTTCAGTTGAGGCCATTGAATCAACTGAAGAGGATGATGTTTCTGATGAAGAAACTGAAACTACAGCTGAGGAAGACGAACTTGAGGAAGAGGAAATCGAGGAGAAAAATGAGGTGCCACCAATCATTGAGCCAGATCCAAAACTCCCCAAGTTGGTCCGAATGGCTAACCTCTGCGTTGCCGGTGGCTATGCAGTGAATGGTGTTGCTGAGATTCATAGTGAAATAGTGAAAAATGAAGTTTTCAATGATTTCTATGAG ATGTGGCCTGAGAAATTTCAAAACAAGACAAACGGGGTTACACCAAGAAGATGGATCCGCTTCTGCAATCcagatttgagtaaaattataacAAAGTGGACTGGATCGGAAGACTGGGTTGTAAATACAGAGAAGTTGGTCACACTTCGTAAG TTTGCTGATAATGAGGATCTTCAATCTGAATGGAGGGAAGCAAAACGAAGAAACAAGGTTAAGGTTGCATCTTTCCTCAGAGAGAAAACCAGCTACATTGTCAATCCCGATGCAATGTTCGATGTGCAG GTAAAGCGCATCCATGAATACAAGCGGCAGTTATTGAACATTATGGGGATAGTTTACcgctataagaaaatgaaagaaatgagCCATGAGGAAAGAAAAGCAAGCTTTGTTCCTCGGGTATGCATATTTGGAGGAAAAGCTTTTGCTACATATGTACAAGCCAAAAGGATAGTGAAGTTCATCACAGATGTTGGAGCTACTGTGAACCATGATCCTGAAATAGGAGATCTTCTAAAG TACTGCTGGAATGGAGGCTAG
- the LOC108464384 gene encoding alpha-1,4 glucan phosphorylase L-2 isozyme, chloroplastic/amyloplastic-like isoform X2, translated as MEYLQGRALLNAIGNLELTGAYAEALKKLGHNVEDVAREEPDAALGNGGLGRLASCFLDSLATLNYPAWGYGLRYKYGLFKQYITKDGQEEVAENWLEMGNPWEIVRNDVSYPVKFYGEVISGPEGIKEWVGGEDITAVAYDVPIPGYKTKTTINLRLWSTKIAPEKFDLSAFNAGDHAKAYSAMKNAEKICYILYPGDESLEGKTLRLKQQYTLCSASLQDIIARYERRSGEFLNWEIFPEKVAVQMNDTHPTLCIPELIRILIDVKGLSWEQAWNITQRTVAYTNHTVLPEALEKWSLELMEKLLPRHVEIIKMIDEELIQTIIDEYGTEDLDLLQEKLKQMRILDNIELPESVAEMIAKPEKSSVEAIESTEEDDVSDEETETTAEEDELEEEEIEEKNEVPPIIEPDPKLPKLVRMANLCVAGGYAVNGVAEIHSEIVKNEVFNDFYEMWPEKFQNKTNGVTPRRWIRFCNPDLSKIITKWTGSEDWVVNTEKLVTLRKFADNEDLQSEWREAKRRNKVKVASFLREKTSYIVNPDAMFDVQVKRIHEYKRQLLNIMGIVYRYKKMKEMSHEERKASFVPRVCIFGGKAFATYVQAKRIVKFITDVGATVNHDPEIGDLLKVVFVPDYNVSVAEMLIPGSELSQHISTAGMEASGTSNMKFAMNGCILIGTLDGANVEIRQEVGEDNFFLFGAEAHEIAGLRKERAEGKFVPDPRFEEVKAYVRSGVFGPYNYEELMGSLEGNEGYGRADYFLVGKDFPSYIECQDKVDEAYKDQKRWTKMSILNTAGSYKFSSDRTIHEYARDIWRIDPVVLP; from the exons ATGGAGTATCTACAG GGTAGAGCTTTGCTGAATGCCATTGGTAACTTAGAGCTTACAGGAGCCTATGCAGAAGCTTTGAAGAAACTGGGGCACAATGTGGAGGATGTAGCTAGGGAG GAACCAGATGCTGCACTTGGCAATGGTGGCTTAGGACGTTTAGCTTCCTGCTTTTTGGACTCCTTAGCAACATTAAATTACCCTGCTTGGGGATATGGACTTAGATACAAATATGGATTGTTTAAACAGTATATTACAAAAGATGGTCAGGAGGAAGTCGCAGAAAATTGGCTTGAG ATGGGAAATCCATGGGAAATTGTGAGAAATGATGTGTCATACCCtgtaaaattttatggtgaagtCATTTCAGGCCCTGAAGGAATCAAAGAATGGGTTGGAGGAGAAGATATAACCGCTGTTGCTTATGATGTCCCTATACCGGGATATAAAACTAAAACTACAATTAACCTCCGACTATGGTCTACTAAAATTGCACCAGAAAAGTTTGATTTAAGTGCTTTCAACGCTGGAGATCATGCCAAAGCTTATTCAGCAATGAAGAATGCAGAAAAG ATTTGCTACATATTATACCCTGGTGATGAGTCACTGGAGGGGAAGACTCTTCGACTGAAGCAGCAATATACATTATGCTCAGCTTCTCTCCAGGACATTATTGCACGCTACGAAAGAAGATCAGGAGAGTTTTTGAATTGGGAAATTTTCCCTGAAAAGGTTGCAGTTCAAATGAATGATACTCACCCAACACTCTGCATTCCAGAGCTGATACGAATATTGATTGATGTCAAGGGTTTGAGCTGGGAACAAGCCTGGAATATCACCCAAAG AACTGTTGCATACACAAACCATACGGTTCTACCTGAGGCTCTGGAGAAATGGAGTCTGGAGCTGATGGAGAAACTGCTTCCTCGACATGTTGAGATCATTAAAATGATTGATGAGGAG CTGATTCAAACCATTATTGACGAGTATGGAACCGAGGATCTGGATCTGTTGCAAGAAAAACTGAAACAAATGAGAATTCTAGATAACATTGAGTTGCCTGAGTCAGTGGCTGAAATGATTGCTAAACCAGAGAAAAGTTCAGTTGAGGCCATTGAATCAACTGAAGAGGATGATGTTTCTGATGAAGAAACTGAAACTACAGCTGAGGAAGACGAACTTGAGGAAGAGGAAATCGAGGAGAAAAATGAGGTGCCACCAATCATTGAGCCAGATCCAAAACTCCCCAAGTTGGTCCGAATGGCTAACCTCTGCGTTGCCGGTGGCTATGCAGTGAATGGTGTTGCTGAGATTCATAGTGAAATAGTGAAAAATGAAGTTTTCAATGATTTCTATGAG ATGTGGCCTGAGAAATTTCAAAACAAGACAAACGGGGTTACACCAAGAAGATGGATCCGCTTCTGCAATCcagatttgagtaaaattataacAAAGTGGACTGGATCGGAAGACTGGGTTGTAAATACAGAGAAGTTGGTCACACTTCGTAAG TTTGCTGATAATGAGGATCTTCAATCTGAATGGAGGGAAGCAAAACGAAGAAACAAGGTTAAGGTTGCATCTTTCCTCAGAGAGAAAACCAGCTACATTGTCAATCCCGATGCAATGTTCGATGTGCAG GTAAAGCGCATCCATGAATACAAGCGGCAGTTATTGAACATTATGGGGATAGTTTACcgctataagaaaatgaaagaaatgagCCATGAGGAAAGAAAAGCAAGCTTTGTTCCTCGGGTATGCATATTTGGAGGAAAAGCTTTTGCTACATATGTACAAGCCAAAAGGATAGTGAAGTTCATCACAGATGTTGGAGCTACTGTGAACCATGATCCTGAAATAGGAGATCTTCTAAAG GTTGTCTTTGTTCCTGATTACAATGTAAGTGTGGCTGAAATGCTTATTCCCGGTAGTGAGCTGTCTCAGCATATAAG TACTGCTGGAATGGAGGCTAGTGGAACCAGCAATATGAAGTTTGCAATGAATGGCTGCATCCTTATTGGAACCTTAGATGGAGCTAATGTTGAAATAAGGCAAGAGGTTGGAGAAGATAACTTCTTTCTCTTTGGTGCAGAGGCTCACGAAATCGCAGGGCTAAGGAAAGAAAGAGCTGAGGGAAAG TTTGTGCCAGACCCGAGGTTTGAAGAGGTGAAAGCATATGTAAGAAGTGGTGTTTTTGGTCCCTACAACTATGAAGAACTGATGGGATCTTTGGAAGGAAATGAAGGGTACGGTCGTGCTGATTATTTCCTTGTTGGAAAAGACTTTCCCAGTTACATTGAGTGCCAAGACAAGGTTGATGAGGCATATAAAGATCAAAAG AGATGGACAAAAATGTCGATTTTAAACACAGCTGGCTCATACAAGTTCAGCAGTGACCGTACAATTCATGAATATGCCAGGGACATATGGAGGATTGATCCTGTTGTGCTGCCATGA